One window of Trifolium pratense cultivar HEN17-A07 linkage group LG5, ARS_RC_1.1, whole genome shotgun sequence genomic DNA carries:
- the LOC123887121 gene encoding uncharacterized protein LOC123887121: MMDGRGGCCIVRNATGAHDMSTMERIMLRFRPIAPKPVVAGTTASDGTSSSESGEAFVKTGRTRRKYVKQVKQNNTTEKRRIRRKKTVSSPENNHPVPVTVPVTLPLLPETPDRKDSPARDLTLKESNKIENNSNMQRCRWLSFEKYGCYGTMDPVPVPVRLGDGGNYSSVTVECVTDAWVEGEGLGSTDDEKKMNLSVDTCPGFISDGYGRVTWINGAYREMMGEGVVALVMKVNGVILYPSFTCRVRVVQFACGSGRERNSLTVPCDVWRMDCGGFAWRLDVKAALSLRLGC, encoded by the coding sequence ATGATGGATGGAAGAGGAGGTTGTTGCATCGTCAGAAATGCAACTGGTGCACATGATATGTCAACCATGGAAAGAATAATGCTTAGGTTTCGTCCAATCGCACCTAAACCAGTAGTAGCCGGAACCACCGCTTCCGACGGTACTTCTTCATCGGAGAGCGGCGAAGCTTTTGTCAAAACCGGCAGAACAAGAAGAAAGTACGTTAAACAAGTTAAACAAAACAATACCACAGAGAAACGAAGGATCCGTCGGAAGAAAACCGTTTCTTCACCGGAAAATAATCATCCGGTACCGGTGACGGTGCCGGTGACTCTTCCTTTACTACCGGAAACTCCCGATCGGAAGGATTCTCCGGCGAGAGATCTAACTCTAAAggaatcaaataaaattgaaaataatagtaacatgCAACGGTGTCGGTGGCTGAGTTTCGAAAAGTACGGTTGCTACGGTACGATGGATCCGGTTCCGGTGCCGGTGCGGTTAGGTGACGGTGGTAATTACTCGAGCGTGACGGTTGAGTGTGTGACTGACGCATGGGTGGAGGGTGAAGGACTAGGGAGTACGGAtgatgaaaagaaaatgaatctGAGTGTGGACACGTGTCCAGGGTTTATATCTGACGGTTACGGAAGAGTGACGTGGATAAACGGTGCTTATAGGGAAATGATGGGTGAAGGAGTAGTAGCTTTGGTGATGAAAGTAAACGGTGTGATTTTGTATCCATCGTTCACGTGTAGGGTTAGAGTGGTGCAGTTCGCATGTGGGAGTGGAAGGGAGAGAAATTCACTGACGGTTCCTTGTGATGTTTGGAGAATGGATTGTGGTGGATTTGCATGGAGATTAGATGTTAAAGCTGCTCTTAGCTTGAGATTAGGTTGCTAA